CCGTTCCATGATGCTTCGGGGACACCAATGAACATGCCATCGCCCTGATGCTGCTACCAGTGCAATCGTATGTTGAGCGCGTCGTGCGGCGGCGTCGGGGCTTGAAAGCCCCGCCTACGATCCTGCAGTCGCTGCGCGACGCTCCAGTCGCACCAGTGCCTGCCGTTCCCGACGGCCGTCGCGCAGCGACTGAATGCGTGTAGGCGGGGGTTTCAACCCCCGACCGCCCGTTCCATGATGCTTCGGGTACACCAACGAACAGGCAATGGCCCGGACGAATCAGTCCGGGCCATTGCCTGTGTGAAGCGTGGTGACGCTCAGGGCAGACGGTCGTGGTCTACCCAGCGCTGACCTTTCTGGCCGCTGATGATGTTGATGGCGACCCGTGCGCCTTCGCCGGCGGTGATGATGGTGTGGACGCTCGCCCCGGCGCAGACGCCGGCCGCCCAGATGCCTGCCGTGCTGGTGCGCCCGTCGGCGTCCACCGCGATGACCTCGGCGATGCGCGGCTCGGTGCCTGGACGTGTCTCCAGACCCGCCGCCTTCGCCACATCGAGGTTGGCCCCGAGCGTCAGCAGGATCTCGCGAGCTTCGACGGTCTGGCCGTCGCTCGTGCTGATGGCAAACCCGCCGTCGCGCGCCTCGACCCCACTCACATCCGTCTTGAGCCAGGCTGCGCCAGCCCGCTCGGCCTGCTGCTGCCCCCGGTCCACGAGGTCCGGCCCGGTCACACCCTCCGGGAACCCGAGGTGGTTGTAGAGCATGGCCCGCCGGGTCATGCCCTTGTCCGCGTCGATGACCACGGTCTGGAGGCCCGCTCGGCCGGCAAAGGTTGCCGCGCTCGCGCCGGCAGTCCCGCCTCCGACAATGGCAACGTCGTACATCTGCTCCTCCTGGATCCAGCATGGATCGGATGCCCGGCCCGCGCCTGTGCGAACGCCGAGCCACCCTCTACGAACAGCGACTTACTTGCCGTTCTTCCCGAGCACGTTGGCGAGTAGCTTGAGCAGGTCCGTGGGCAGCGGGAAAACGACCATCTGGTTGCGCTCTGACGAGATCTCGGTCAGCGTCTGCAGGTAGCGCAGCTGGAGGCCGGCTTCCTGGCTGTTAATGACCCGGGCGGCGGCGGCAAGCTGCTCGGCGGCGGCATACTCGCCCTCGGCATGGATGATCTTGGCGCGCCGCTCGCGCTCGGCCTCGGCCTGCCGGGCCATCGCCCGCTTCATGGCGTCCGGCAGCTCGACATCGCGGACTTCCACCGAGGTGACCTTCACACCCCAGGCATCCGTCTGCTCGTCGATGATGCGCTGCAGCTCCTCGTTGACGCGCTCGCGGTTGGCCAGCAGGTCGTCAAGCTCGACCTGTCCAAGCACGCTCCGGAGCGTCGTCTGCGCGATCAGCGAGGTCGCCCGGATGAAGTCCGCCACCCGCGTGACGGCGGCCCCCGGATCGACCACCCGGAAGTAGACGACGGCGTTGACCTTGACGGTCACGTTGTCGCGGGTGATGACCTCCTGTGAGGGGACGTCCATCGTGATGACGCGCAAGTCAACCTTGATCATCCGCTCGATGTAGGGCAGCAAGAGGATCAGGCCCGGGCCGCGCGCCCCAACGTACCGGCCCAGGCGGAACACCACGCCGCGCTCGTACTCCTGCACCACCTTGATGGTGGCGGTGAGCAGCATCAGCAAGAGCAGGGCGACGACGCCCAGCACGATGAGCGGCTGCAGCCCCATGGACGGCCCTCCCGACGGATGCCCGTCGCCAGACGCCTGCCCGGCGCGGCATCAGCCCGTTTCCTGTCTCAAGTGTACCGTGCCCGTGCCTGCGCCCGACCGAGATTCATGTCCGACCGCCCACCGCACCTCCAGAGTCACCATCCGCGCCCGCATCGCGCGTCACGCCGAATGGGGCGAGGGTGCCATCGCTGGCCGTCCGTGGCTACAGTTCCGGGCAGCGAGCGCATCGGACGCAGCTGCGGGCCGATGCACGTCCCTGGGAGGCACACCACGATGGGTGGAGCAAGCACGGACGGCTGGGCCGACCGCGACAGTTTCCTGGTCAGCACCGAGTGGCTGGCCGGCCGCCTGGACGATCCGAAGATCCGGATCGTCGATTGCCGGACCTACTTTGACGGGCGCAAGGGGCACGAGGAGTACGCGAAGGGGCACATCCCCGGGGCCATCCACTTCTACTACAGCGAAGTGGCGACGAAGGAGAACCCCATCGCCTTCAAGATGGCCCGCGCCGAGCAGATGCGGCAGGTGATGGAAGGCCACGGCATCGGCGACGACATGCTGGTGGTGGCCTACGACGACGAGGGCGGCCACGCGGCCTCGCGGTTGTGGCTGGCGATGCTGGTGCATGGGCACGAGGCCGGCATCCGCATCCTCGAGGGCGGCCTGACGAAGTGGCAGCAGGAGGGCCGGCCGCTCTCCACCGAGCCGGGCGAGGCCCGCGCCGCGACGTTCACCCCGCTGGCCGGCCCGGCCGACGTGCTGGTGACAGCCGACCGTGTCCTCGCCGCGAAGGACGACCCGAACGCCGTCATCCTGGATGTGCGCCGCCTGACCGAGTACACCGGCGAAGAGGTGCGGGCTGCGCGCGGCGGCCGGGTCCCAGGGGCCGTCCGCGTGCTCTGGCAGGACGTGCTCAATTGGGAGACGGACCGCACCTTCAAGCCGGCCGCCGAGATCCGCGCGATGTACGAGGCGGCCGGGGTGACGCCCGACAGGCGAACGATCACCTACTGCCAGGGCGCGGTGCGGGCGGCGCACACGGCGCTGGTGCTGCGGATGCTCGGGTACTCGAACGTCGAGATCTACGACGGCTCGTGGGAGGAGTGGGGCAGCCGCCCGGACCTGCCGCTGGACGTCGGCTGACCGGGGGCATAGCCTGCCCGCCTTCTGAGACCTCGGCAGCCATCACGCTGTCGAGGTCTGCACTTCTGGGCTGCAGGGTGTGATCCAACTACGCCTCCGCTGCTTGCCATGCAGGATCAGATCGAGAGTGAGCTACGCTGGTGCGAGCAGGCGCGGCAGGGAGAGATCCGCCCACTGCCCTCGCTGACCAATCTCGGCCTCAGCTTGAGCGCGCTTCGTCTCGCACGGGGCATCACGCAGCGGCAGCTTGCCGAGCGCCTCGGCATCAACGAGGCACAGGTCTCAAAAGATGAGCGACATACGTATCACGGGATCAGCATCGAGCGCGCTCAGCGGATTGTCGATGCACTGGACGGCGAGATCACCGTGACCGTACACCCACGCACACGGCAGGAGCGGATTCCGGAAGCAGCTACAGCACGGTGAGCAGCCTCGGTGCGGGCCAGCACTCGGCCATGCTGTACATGATGGGTACACAGCACCCTTGTCATCCCGACCGAAGCGAGGCATGAGCGACGTGGAGGGATCTTCCCCAGCCAAACCTGAGCGAGCCGAGAGGGAAGATCCCTCGATGTCGTTCGCAAGCTCACTCGCTCGGGATGACAGGGGGTGTTGACAGCCATCGCGTTCAGCGTGATAGAGCGCTAGCTGTTGAAGAACTTGAACGCCACGAAGGCGATGACGGCGACCACCACCACCAGGATGATGGCCTCGGTCGGGCTGTTGAAGGACGGGAGTCCCCCGCCGCCGCCAGTGCTGATCATGGGCCTGCTCCTGGGGCTGGAGTTCGCGCAGCCGGCGCCGCGTTCCGTAGTCCCATGATGCCAGCTTCGAGCAGCCAGGGCAAAAACTCAGGGCGAGCGGCAGGCAGCAAAACGGCCTGGAAAGCTTACGCCCTCCAGGCCGTTTCGGTCACGCGGGATCGAGGCTGACCTCCGCCTCGTCACCAACACCCTCCCAGCGTTTCCCTTGCGGGCCGGCCTGCTGTCTCGGGTGGAGCGTCATCCTCGCGGCGCGCTCAGATGTGACGTCTCTACTGTACGCCATCTGACGGCCGGTGTCTACCCTTTTCCGCAACATCAGGATCACAGCGGCGTCACGGGCGCTTTCCGGGCCAGTGCTGGCGTCATGGGAAGATCCCTCCACGTCGCTCGTGCCTCGCTACGGTCGGGATGACGGGAGGTAGGCAGCCGTGCCTCGCGTCGGCCGGGATGACGGGAGGTAGGCAGCCGTGCCTCGCGTCGGTCGGGATGACGGGCGTGGGCTGCTGCGCTACCGCCCGAGCGCCGCGTCGATCAACGCCTGCTTGACGCTCCGGCGGTCCAGCCCGCCCGCGAACAGCAACGACTTCACCGTGACCGGCACCACCTCGCTCGGGCGCAGCACCGGGGCCACGTCGATGAAGTCGAACTCGGCCAGGTGGACGTTCTCCATCGCGATCGTGTGGCACGCCGCGCCCAACTCCTCCTTCAGCCGCGAGCCGACCGCCACCGCCGGCCGGTGCGCCGACAGCGCGTGCGCGTCCGTGGACGGCCGCACGAATGTGTTCGACACGCCCTGGTTGACGACCAGCACCAGCGGTGCGGCGCCGGCAATGGTGTGGGGCAGCGCGGCCCGGATGCCCTCGGCCAGGGCGTGCAGCAGCGACGGCCGCGGCTCGTCGCTCAGGATGCGGAACGCCAGCGCCAGCGGCTGCTCGCCCTCCACGATATCCGCGCGGGTCAGTGCGTCGTGGATGGACGCGGCAATCGTCTCAGACGGGACGTCCCCCTCAAGGTCGATGCGCGGGACCAGCACCGGCACGTTGTAGAGCGGCAGGAACGACTCGTCCGGCACGTAGGCGTTGACGCCGCCCTGCACGTTGAACTGCGACGCGCCCACCGCCGTCGCCCTGATCCCCAGGCTCGGGTGAACCAGCGACGGCAGCCCGAACCGGTTGCGGTTCAGCGCCTGCCGGATCGCCTTCGCGAGCGGCTGGCCCAGGTCGCCAAAATCCTGCTCCTCGCGCTCGTAGATGAACTCGGCCACGCCGCCGGAGAACGTCAGCGCCCGCGGCGGCAGGTGCGTTGGCAGCGGGTCCGTCAGCATCAGCTTCGCGACGAGGCCCGTCGGCGGCTCCAGCTTGACGATGCTGACCAGCATGTCCGTCCAGGCCCGCACGATGCGGTTCTCGTCAGCTTGCTCCAGCGCCTCGCCCAGCGTCAGGGAGATGCCAAGCTCCTCGGCCACCAGCCGGGCCGGCTCGTCGATCCGTGTGAGGCGGCCGTCCTCGTCCCGCGCGACGACGCGCGCCCCGATGGCGACGGCGGCCGTCGCCTCGACGACGCCATCGCGGACCAGCGCAAACTTGGTGGTGCCGCCGCCGATGTCGATGTTCAAGAGCGTCCGCTTGTCGCGCCGCGAACGGGCCACCGTGGCCGAGCCGTTCGCCGCCAGCACCGCTTCCATGTGGTGCCCGGCCGAGGCACACACGAACTTGCCGGCCTCGGCGGCGAACATCCGGGCGATGGACCGCGCGTTGACCCGCTTCAGCGCCTCGCCGGTCAGGATCACCACGCCCGAATCGATCTCGTTGCGGGTGGCTTCGACGGCCTGGTACGCCTCCGCGCAGTAGGCATCCAGTGCCTCGATGTCGATGGTGTTATCCGACAGGTACGGTGTCAGCCAGATCGGCGACTGCCATAGGATCTGGCGGGCCACCACCACGCCCCGCACGTCTGGCGCTTCGCCGACGAGCTGCAGGTAGATCTTGGAGAACATCACGTGCGTCGTGGACGACCCGATATCGATCCCGACGGTGACGATCTGGACGTTGTGCTTCTGCCAGTCCAACTGGCGGGCGGCGAACTCCTCCGGACTCAAGTCCTCGTAGAGGTGCTCGCCGAACTCGTCGTGCCAGTGCGGAGCGCCGCCGTCGTGCGAGTGGACGCCGGCAAAGCCGCTGTGGGCGTGGGCGTTCCCGGAATGCTCGTGCGTCATGCCTCAGTTCCCACCCGTGCCGCCATCATCCGTGCGAATGGCCGGAGGCTGGCGCGCTGCCATGGCCCCACGGCATGTGCAGATGGTCGCGGATCGCGCCGAACAGCGCCAGATCCATCGCCTTCCAGTAGACCTCGACGCAGCCAAAGCCGGCCTCGCTCAGCCAGCCCAGCTGTTCGAGCATGGTGGCCGGCAGGCCGACGCTGCCGTCACTCGGCGCGAACCCCGCCTCAGCGTCACGCGCGATCCAGTCTGCCAGCGGCGCCAGCTCGGCGCGGGCCGGCCGCACGTAGTCCATGTTCAGGAACGTGCCGCCGTGGCCGGTCAGCTTGAGGATCTCGCGGTACAGCTCGCGGATGCGCCGACTGTGGCGTAGGAGGTGGATCGTCTGGGTGGAGATGATGAAGTCGAACGGCCCTTCGACGGCCCCCAGCCACTCCGGCGAGGAGAGATCGGCCTGGATGTACTCGACGCGCTCGCCGAAGCGGGCCAGTGTCTTGCGGGTGGCGCTCAGCATGGTGAGCGAGGCGTCCAGCACCACGGCGTTCGCGCCTGGGAACTGCTCCAGCAGGATGGCGTCCAGCGCCCCGGACCCCGCCCCGAGGTTCAGGTAGCGGAACTCCTGGTCCGGGTTCTTCGGGATGAAGGCGCGCAGCGCGACGAACTGCCGGCGGCGCGCGTCAGCCTGGACCTCCTGCTCCTTGAGCCAGGCCTTGACGAAGTCCTCGTCAAACCAGTCCTCGGCCGCTGGGGCATGACCGGCGGCGGCTGGGGCGTGTCCGTCCCCATGCCCGTGTCCCTGGCCCTGCTCGTGGCCGTGGCCGTGGCCGTGGCCGTGTGCATGTCCTTGACTCTGGGTAGCGTCGTGGTGGTGTCCGTGCTGGTGCGAGCTTTCCACGCGTCTGACTCCGTGCCGGCACTGGTATGCAGTGAGGATGCCGGGCAGGCATGGCGACCTGCCAGGCTCACAGGGGCGCGGCAGCGCCAACCCTGACCGAGATACTAGTTGCACATAATGGCAACTGCAACTCCGCAGCGGCAAACGGCGGGCCTGCCGGCAGGAGTATCGTCCATTGGCGGTCGGGGCCGTCAGGCGCGGGCGGTCGCGGCG
This portion of the Chloroflexota bacterium genome encodes:
- a CDS encoding FAD-dependent oxidoreductase, translated to MYDVAIVGGGTAGASAATFAGRAGLQTVVIDADKGMTRRAMLYNHLGFPEGVTGPDLVDRGQQQAERAGAAWLKTDVSGVEARDGGFAISTSDGQTVEAREILLTLGANLDVAKAAGLETRPGTEPRIAEVIAVDADGRTSTAGIWAAGVCAGASVHTIITAGEGARVAINIISGQKGQRWVDHDRLP
- a CDS encoding slipin family protein, with protein sequence MGLQPLIVLGVVALLLLMLLTATIKVVQEYERGVVFRLGRYVGARGPGLILLLPYIERMIKVDLRVITMDVPSQEVITRDNVTVKVNAVVYFRVVDPGAAVTRVADFIRATSLIAQTTLRSVLGQVELDDLLANRERVNEELQRIIDEQTDAWGVKVTSVEVRDVELPDAMKRAMARQAEAERERRAKIIHAEGEYAAAEQLAAAARVINSQEAGLQLRYLQTLTEISSERNQMVVFPLPTDLLKLLANVLGKNGK
- a CDS encoding sulfurtransferase; translated protein: MGGASTDGWADRDSFLVSTEWLAGRLDDPKIRIVDCRTYFDGRKGHEEYAKGHIPGAIHFYYSEVATKENPIAFKMARAEQMRQVMEGHGIGDDMLVVAYDDEGGHAASRLWLAMLVHGHEAGIRILEGGLTKWQQEGRPLSTEPGEARAATFTPLAGPADVLVTADRVLAAKDDPNAVILDVRRLTEYTGEEVRAARGGRVPGAVRVLWQDVLNWETDRTFKPAAEIRAMYEAAGVTPDRRTITYCQGAVRAAHTALVLRMLGYSNVEIYDGSWEEWGSRPDLPLDVG
- a CDS encoding helix-turn-helix transcriptional regulator, translating into MQDQIESELRWCEQARQGEIRPLPSLTNLGLSLSALRLARGITQRQLAERLGINEAQVSKDERHTYHGISIERAQRIVDALDGEITVTVHPRTRQERIPEAATAR
- a CDS encoding ethanolamine ammonia-lyase reactivating factor EutA, with amino-acid sequence MTHEHSGNAHAHSGFAGVHSHDGGAPHWHDEFGEHLYEDLSPEEFAARQLDWQKHNVQIVTVGIDIGSSTTHVMFSKIYLQLVGEAPDVRGVVVARQILWQSPIWLTPYLSDNTIDIEALDAYCAEAYQAVEATRNEIDSGVVILTGEALKRVNARSIARMFAAEAGKFVCASAGHHMEAVLAANGSATVARSRRDKRTLLNIDIGGGTTKFALVRDGVVEATAAVAIGARVVARDEDGRLTRIDEPARLVAEELGISLTLGEALEQADENRIVRAWTDMLVSIVKLEPPTGLVAKLMLTDPLPTHLPPRALTFSGGVAEFIYEREEQDFGDLGQPLAKAIRQALNRNRFGLPSLVHPSLGIRATAVGASQFNVQGGVNAYVPDESFLPLYNVPVLVPRIDLEGDVPSETIAASIHDALTRADIVEGEQPLALAFRILSDEPRPSLLHALAEGIRAALPHTIAGAAPLVLVVNQGVSNTFVRPSTDAHALSAHRPAVAVGSRLKEELGAACHTIAMENVHLAEFDFIDVAPVLRPSEVVPVTVKSLLFAGGLDRRSVKQALIDAALGR
- a CDS encoding class I SAM-dependent methyltransferase, whose product is MESSHQHGHHHDATQSQGHAHGHGHGHGHEQGQGHGHGDGHAPAAAGHAPAAEDWFDEDFVKAWLKEQEVQADARRRQFVALRAFIPKNPDQEFRYLNLGAGSGALDAILLEQFPGANAVVLDASLTMLSATRKTLARFGERVEYIQADLSSPEWLGAVEGPFDFIISTQTIHLLRHSRRIRELYREILKLTGHGGTFLNMDYVRPARAELAPLADWIARDAEAGFAPSDGSVGLPATMLEQLGWLSEAGFGCVEVYWKAMDLALFGAIRDHLHMPWGHGSAPASGHSHG